From the Lolium rigidum isolate FL_2022 chromosome 2, APGP_CSIRO_Lrig_0.1, whole genome shotgun sequence genome, one window contains:
- the LOC124690063 gene encoding alpha-galactosidase-like, which produces MLEVGNGGMTEAEYRSHFSIWALAKAPLLIGWDVRSMSQTTKGIISNSGVIAVNQDSLGVQGKKVQSNNGLKVWAGPLTGNRKAVVLWNRQGYQATITAYWSSVGLPASAAVTVCDLWVHSSSSAQGQISASVAPHDCKMYSLFLSNFEEI; this is translated from the exons ATGCTTGAAGTTGGGAACGGTGGGATGACTGAAGCTGAGTACCGCTCGCACTTCAGCATCTGGGCACTTGCCAAG GCTCCTCTTCTGATTGGGTGGGATGTGCGCTCGATGAGCCAGACGACAAAGGGCATAATCAGCAACTCGGGGGTCATCGCTGTCAACCAAG ACAGCCTAGGTGTCCAAGGAAAGAAGGTGCAATCTAATAATGGTTTGAAG GTATGGGCCGGTCCGCTCACCGGCAACAGAAAAGCCGTGGTTCTGTGGAACAGGCAGGGGTACCAGGCAACCATCACTGCATATTGGTCAAGTGTTGGGCTCCCTGCATCTGCCGCCGTCACTGTCTGTGATCTATGGGTG CACTCGTCATCCTCCGCTCAGGGGCAAATATCCGCCTCGGTGGCGCCTCATGACTGCAAGATGTATAGCCTATTCTTGTCCAATTTTGAAGAGATATAA